A window of Costertonia aggregata contains these coding sequences:
- a CDS encoding iron-containing alcohol dehydrogenase family protein: MEIDKKIKTVHMPQAMKKYRNFPMVPKVVFGQGSFDQLGEILLTKRKHSDAPMIFLVDDVFEGTPLIDRIPLIFNDHVIFISAEEEPKTVQVDALVHKIKNDFNDLPSGIIGIGGGTVLDLAKAISIMLTSKGHASDYQGWDLVQTPSLYHVGIPTISGTGAEVSRTTVLLGPDKKLGINSDYTTFDQVLLDPDLTRGVPKNQWFYTGMDCFIHCVESLTGTYLNAFSQSYGEKAMELCKEVYLGDLMPCEARDKLMMASWHGGMSIAYSQVGVAHAMSYGLSYVLGVKHGIGNCLVFQHLEEFYPKGVETFKQMMHKHDIKLPMGICTELSETDLDTMINVSLGMKPLWENALGKEWRNVATPEKLKSIYSKI; encoded by the coding sequence ATGGAAATTGATAAAAAGATTAAGACCGTACATATGCCCCAAGCAATGAAGAAGTACAGGAACTTTCCTATGGTACCCAAAGTAGTTTTTGGTCAAGGCAGTTTTGACCAGTTGGGAGAAATTCTTTTGACAAAACGCAAGCATTCCGATGCACCGATGATTTTTTTGGTAGACGATGTTTTTGAAGGAACCCCCCTGATAGATAGGATACCTTTGATTTTTAACGATCATGTAATTTTTATTTCTGCCGAGGAAGAGCCCAAAACCGTACAGGTTGACGCTTTGGTACATAAAATCAAAAATGATTTTAACGACCTACCTTCGGGAATCATTGGTATTGGTGGTGGCACTGTGTTGGATTTGGCCAAAGCCATATCGATTATGTTGACCAGCAAGGGCCATGCATCTGACTATCAAGGATGGGATTTGGTTCAAACCCCATCTCTTTACCATGTGGGCATACCCACGATAAGTGGTACTGGTGCAGAAGTGTCACGAACTACCGTTTTGTTGGGTCCGGATAAAAAACTGGGCATCAACTCAGACTATACCACTTTTGACCAAGTGCTTTTGGACCCTGACTTGACACGAGGTGTTCCAAAGAACCAATGGTTTTACACGGGAATGGATTGTTTTATCCACTGTGTGGAATCGCTCACAGGTACATACCTCAATGCTTTTAGCCAAAGTTATGGTGAAAAGGCAATGGAACTTTGTAAAGAAGTGTATTTGGGAGATTTAATGCCTTGCGAAGCTAGGGATAAATTAATGATGGCTTCATGGCACGGCGGTATGAGTATTGCCTATTCGCAAGTAGGCGTTGCGCATGCCATGAGTTATGGCCTTTCATACGTATTGGGTGTTAAGCACGGTATCGGCAATTGTTTGGTATTTCAACATTTAGAAGAGTTTTATCCAAAAGGTGTTGAGACTTTTAAACAAATGATGCACAAGCACGATATTAAATTGCCCATGGGTATCTGCACGGAACTTTCCGAGACCGATTTGGATACAATGATCAATGTATCTTTGGGCATGAAACCGCTTTGGGAAAACGCATTGGGTAAAGAATGGCGCAATGTAGCTACACCAGAGAAATTAAAGTCCATATACAGTAAGATATAA
- a CDS encoding ATP-dependent DNA helicase, which produces MNTLTASAFYKILREKFPHEPTSKQEVVLQKLSDFVLTKADDTIFLLKGFAGTGKTTIVGTLVGNLWKTTSKAILMAPTGRAAKVMSNYSKTQAFTIHRKIYFPKKQSGGGVQFVLAPNKHKNTVFIVDEASMIPDTPADSKLFENGSLLDDLLMFVYSGHNCKLILIGDTAQLPPVHLTLSPALDENKLSLNYNKEVTTLEMDEVVRQAEDSGILVNATNLREQLQSEFFDAFQFDVNSFRDIVRLIDGHEIQEAIDSSYSKNGKEETAIIVRSNKRANLYNENIRNRILYLENELAVGDFMMVVKNNYFWLKPSSEAGFIANGDIIEVLEIFAIKELYSFKFAEVKVKMVDYPDQKPFETVLLLDTIKAESPSLPYEDGNRLYQEVMKDYAHEKSKYKKFLGVKNNKYFNALQVKFSYAITCHKSQGGQWNTVFVEQPYLPNGPDKEYLRWLYTAVTRAKNQLYLIGFKNDFFVDSE; this is translated from the coding sequence ATGAATACCCTCACAGCATCCGCATTTTATAAAATACTTCGAGAGAAATTTCCCCATGAGCCTACTTCCAAACAAGAGGTGGTACTTCAAAAGTTATCGGACTTTGTGCTCACCAAAGCTGATGATACTATTTTTTTGTTAAAAGGATTTGCAGGTACGGGTAAAACCACCATAGTGGGGACTCTGGTCGGCAACCTTTGGAAAACAACCTCAAAGGCTATTTTAATGGCACCAACAGGCAGGGCGGCCAAGGTAATGAGCAACTATTCCAAAACGCAGGCGTTTACCATTCACCGAAAGATTTATTTTCCAAAAAAACAGAGTGGGGGCGGGGTGCAATTTGTTTTGGCACCCAATAAACATAAAAATACGGTTTTCATTGTTGATGAGGCCTCTATGATTCCGGACACACCTGCGGACTCAAAATTATTTGAAAATGGTTCCTTGTTGGATGATTTGCTGATGTTCGTATACTCGGGGCATAACTGTAAACTCATATTGATAGGTGATACGGCACAATTGCCCCCTGTACATTTGACATTGAGTCCGGCATTGGACGAAAATAAACTGAGCCTTAACTATAATAAGGAAGTCACGACTTTAGAGATGGATGAAGTGGTACGCCAAGCAGAGGATTCGGGTATTTTGGTCAACGCTACCAATTTAAGGGAGCAACTGCAGAGTGAATTTTTTGATGCGTTCCAGTTTGATGTAAACTCGTTCAGGGATATCGTTAGGCTCATAGACGGCCACGAAATACAAGAAGCTATAGATTCGTCATATTCCAAAAACGGAAAAGAGGAAACCGCGATCATTGTCAGGTCCAATAAAAGGGCAAACCTTTACAATGAGAACATTCGAAACCGGATTTTATATCTGGAAAACGAATTGGCCGTGGGCGATTTCATGATGGTGGTCAAGAATAATTATTTTTGGCTCAAACCCAGTTCCGAAGCCGGATTCATTGCCAACGGCGATATTATTGAAGTTTTGGAAATATTCGCCATAAAAGAACTCTACAGCTTTAAATTTGCCGAGGTAAAAGTAAAGATGGTAGACTATCCCGACCAAAAACCATTTGAAACGGTGTTGCTTTTAGATACCATTAAGGCCGAATCGCCTTCCTTGCCGTATGAGGATGGGAACAGGCTTTATCAAGAAGTCATGAAGGATTATGCTCACGAAAAATCCAAGTATAAAAAATTCTTGGGCGTAAAAAACAATAAGTATTTTAATGCTTTGCAGGTAAAGTTTTCATATGCCATAACATGTCATAAGTCCCAAGGTGGGCAGTGGAACACGGTTTTTGTAGAACAACCATATCTCCCGAACGGGCCTGATAAAGAATATTTGCGCTGGTTGTACACCGCCGTGACCCGAGCAAAAAACCAATTGTACTTAATTGGCTTCAAGAACGATTTTTTTGTTGATTCGGAATAA
- a CDS encoding helix-turn-helix domain-containing protein, which produces MKTIRVSSLPLKEVVTDIAKALNVPYQENCSIYGLRLPETVGEGTIKGIDFEDGLGLIEYDCTFNDDMVFEFSVNEVHPLKFLFCLEGSFKHKFEDNSKWHKIEQYKNAIVASSKFNGHVLRFKKNERTSLHSLEIARERFQKKMDCELKSLSEPLKGLLTDIEAEKMFFYDGYYSLELADLFRELNSFKKEDYLKKLFLEGMAYKVLSLQILQYQDDLKKDGKRSLLRQSELKQLQKAVAIIEERLSELPTIDKIASEVGLHPKKLQKGFQELFGSSVNTFIQNKRMEMAKTLLVNTNLSLAEISNAIGYKSTSYLTKVFSTAYGINPSSFRAKNNRDR; this is translated from the coding sequence ATGAAAACCATACGAGTCAGTTCGCTTCCGTTAAAGGAAGTCGTCACAGATATTGCAAAAGCTTTAAATGTACCCTATCAAGAGAATTGCTCCATTTATGGACTTAGACTGCCCGAAACAGTAGGAGAAGGAACTATTAAAGGGATTGATTTTGAGGACGGACTAGGCCTTATCGAATACGATTGCACCTTTAATGACGACATGGTCTTTGAATTTTCGGTAAACGAAGTACACCCTTTGAAATTTCTATTTTGTTTGGAGGGTTCTTTTAAGCATAAGTTCGAAGACAATTCGAAATGGCATAAAATCGAGCAGTACAAAAATGCGATTGTAGCCAGCAGCAAATTTAACGGCCACGTATTACGGTTTAAAAAAAATGAGCGTACATCGTTACACAGTTTGGAAATTGCACGGGAAAGATTTCAAAAAAAGATGGATTGTGAATTGAAAAGCCTGAGCGAACCCTTAAAAGGACTTCTAACCGACATTGAAGCGGAAAAAATGTTCTTCTACGATGGGTATTATAGTCTGGAATTGGCAGACCTTTTTCGTGAATTGAATTCTTTCAAAAAAGAGGATTATTTGAAAAAACTGTTTTTAGAAGGTATGGCCTATAAAGTTTTGTCTCTCCAAATTCTTCAGTATCAAGATGACTTAAAAAAAGATGGCAAACGCTCATTGCTGCGGCAATCTGAACTCAAACAACTGCAAAAAGCCGTAGCTATTATCGAGGAAAGACTTTCTGAACTCCCCACTATTGATAAGATTGCATCAGAGGTCGGTCTTCATCCCAAGAAATTGCAAAAGGGATTTCAAGAACTGTTCGGGTCATCCGTCAATACCTTCATTCAGAACAAACGTATGGAAATGGCTAAAACCCTTTTGGTCAATACCAATTTGTCTTTAGCCGAAATTTCCAATGCTATCGGATATAAAAGTACAAGTTATCTTACTAAGGTTTTCAGTACAGCCTATGGAATAAATCCATCAAGTTTTAGGGCCAAGAATAATAGGGACCGCTAA
- a CDS encoding 1-acyl-sn-glycerol-3-phosphate acyltransferase: MQKIAKFIYFKILGWKLIGDFPKVNKAVLIVVPHTSWVDFFLGLLVRRVWKEEINFIAKKSLFNFPFGWYFRWMGGAPIDRSKNNDTVAAIASIFNEKERFRLALSPEGTRKKVKEWKTGFYYIAKAAKVPVVMVAFDYGHRQIKISAPHFPTDDKKADFKIYIQFFKGTVGKIPEYSF; encoded by the coding sequence ATGCAAAAAATAGCGAAGTTCATTTATTTTAAGATTTTAGGCTGGAAGTTGATAGGCGATTTTCCCAAGGTCAACAAGGCCGTTCTGATTGTGGTACCACATACAAGCTGGGTAGATTTCTTTTTGGGGCTTTTGGTTCGTAGGGTGTGGAAGGAAGAAATCAATTTTATAGCAAAGAAGAGTTTGTTCAATTTTCCGTTTGGATGGTATTTTAGATGGATGGGCGGTGCCCCTATCGACCGTAGTAAAAACAATGATACCGTAGCAGCCATAGCCAGTATTTTTAATGAAAAGGAAAGGTTTAGATTGGCATTGTCCCCAGAAGGTACGCGTAAAAAAGTAAAGGAATGGAAAACAGGATTTTATTATATTGCCAAAGCGGCTAAAGTTCCTGTGGTAATGGTTGCTTTTGACTACGGGCACAGACAAATAAAAATATCAGCTCCCCATTTCCCTACCGATGATAAAAAAGCTGATTTTAAAATTTACATCCAATTTTTTAAAGGTACTGTCGGTAAAATTCCCGAATATAGTTTTTAG
- a CDS encoding DUF3891 family protein, with translation MLINFIEKGLEVITHPAHGLLSGKIAQEIHPQFRYINWLETLIAIVEHDDEQLSPEKKNSISKIGMPLDFLRNTLPPEKALIHARAVFDKVFLKSSWAAMLLSYHLEFLYEDAAKESKEFKEFLDDMKQFRIVTSNLHQVELADMKSLYQIMVFSDRLSLVLCQNEVPELGRKLEINQSIEDEQFFISQQNDDSLNVEPWVFKRNNFELFIDTRIIAEIKFKDENEFTQQLMSAPLHLKKWRFSKPSQ, from the coding sequence ATGCTAATTAATTTTATTGAAAAAGGATTAGAGGTTATTACCCATCCGGCCCATGGGCTTTTGTCGGGTAAGATTGCCCAAGAAATCCATCCCCAATTCAGATATATCAATTGGCTAGAAACGCTTATCGCAATTGTTGAGCACGACGATGAACAGTTATCCCCCGAAAAAAAGAACAGCATTTCGAAAATCGGGATGCCATTGGACTTTTTAAGAAATACCTTGCCGCCAGAAAAGGCTTTGATTCACGCCAGAGCAGTTTTTGATAAGGTTTTTTTGAAGTCAAGTTGGGCGGCGATGCTCTTGTCGTATCATCTCGAATTTTTATATGAGGATGCGGCTAAGGAATCCAAAGAGTTTAAAGAATTTCTTGATGATATGAAACAATTTCGAATCGTAACCAGTAATCTACATCAGGTTGAATTGGCCGATATGAAATCGTTATATCAGATTATGGTATTCTCTGACCGCCTATCCCTGGTTTTATGCCAAAATGAGGTGCCCGAATTGGGTAGAAAATTGGAAATTAACCAATCAATCGAGGATGAACAATTCTTTATCAGTCAGCAGAATGATGATAGTTTGAACGTTGAACCATGGGTTTTTAAGAGGAATAATTTCGAGCTGTTCATCGATACTAGAATAATTGCGGAAATCAAATTTAAGGACGAGAATGAATTTACGCAACAACTGATGTCAGCTCCTTTGCATCTGAAAAAATGGAGATTTTCCAAACCTAGCCAATGA
- a CDS encoding cryptochrome/deoxyribodipyrimidine photo-lyase family protein: MKESKNALNIVWLKRDFRLEDHEALYQASEDEDHVLLVFCYEESIYSDAHYSDFHLDFIKQSLVEMNASLQTFETKVLSIQAEVIPFLDWCKAKFGQIKLWSSQETGLNLTFQRDIRVGQWCKTNGIEWEEFQNNGVIRGLKDRSTWSADWGKFMRRKIKPINLHNTNFLSLTQIEQFETNFKAFGTSTKPKIEVQKGGHVQAKFWLDTFLESRHEGYNRHISKPVGSRLHCSRLSPYIAWGNISIRQIYQQTVQRKKEIKDKRNLSSFMSRLRWQSHFIQKFEMEPRMEFEAHNKGFLNIGYEHNEKYIKAWKKGQTGFPLVDASIRCLMATGYVNFRMRTMISSFFSHLLFQHFAEIGPWLARNFLDFEPGIHYPQLQMQSGLTGYNTVRIYNPTKNAKDHDPEAIFIKRYVPELRNLPPNLAIEPWTLTAMESELYEFDLERDYFLPIVDMAEARKIALSKLYGHRKEPLAKKEKERILNRHTIPRRDNSWNSK, from the coding sequence ATGAAAGAATCAAAAAATGCGTTAAACATTGTTTGGTTGAAAAGGGATTTCCGATTGGAAGACCATGAGGCCTTATATCAAGCTAGTGAGGATGAAGATCACGTGTTGCTGGTTTTTTGTTATGAGGAATCGATATATTCGGATGCTCATTACAGCGATTTCCATTTAGATTTTATTAAGCAATCACTTGTGGAAATGAACGCCTCACTTCAAACCTTTGAGACCAAAGTTCTATCAATTCAGGCTGAGGTTATTCCTTTTTTAGACTGGTGCAAAGCAAAATTCGGGCAAATAAAATTGTGGAGTTCCCAAGAAACGGGACTCAATCTTACCTTTCAACGCGATATACGAGTAGGGCAGTGGTGCAAGACCAACGGAATCGAATGGGAAGAATTTCAAAATAACGGAGTAATCAGGGGGCTTAAAGACCGAAGCACTTGGTCTGCCGATTGGGGCAAGTTTATGCGAAGAAAAATCAAACCCATCAATCTTCACAACACTAATTTTTTATCCTTGACCCAAATCGAGCAATTCGAAACAAATTTTAAGGCATTCGGTACTTCGACCAAACCCAAAATCGAGGTTCAAAAAGGCGGTCATGTACAGGCAAAATTTTGGTTGGACACCTTTTTGGAAAGTCGCCACGAGGGGTATAATCGGCACATATCAAAACCGGTCGGATCTAGATTACATTGTAGTAGGCTCAGCCCCTATATCGCCTGGGGAAATATTTCTATCCGACAGATTTATCAGCAAACCGTTCAGCGCAAAAAGGAAATCAAGGACAAACGAAATCTATCCTCATTTATGTCTCGCTTGCGCTGGCAAAGCCACTTCATACAAAAATTCGAGATGGAACCCCGTATGGAATTTGAGGCGCATAACAAGGGTTTTCTGAATATTGGTTACGAACACAACGAAAAATATATCAAAGCGTGGAAAAAAGGGCAAACCGGTTTTCCCCTGGTCGATGCCAGCATACGATGTCTGATGGCAACGGGCTATGTCAATTTTCGTATGCGAACGATGATAAGCTCTTTTTTCTCCCACTTGCTTTTTCAGCATTTTGCGGAAATCGGCCCGTGGTTGGCCCGCAATTTTTTGGATTTCGAACCGGGCATCCATTATCCCCAACTACAGATGCAATCCGGTTTAACGGGTTATAATACGGTTCGCATTTACAATCCCACAAAAAATGCGAAAGATCATGACCCTGAAGCTATTTTCATAAAACGTTATGTTCCGGAATTGAGAAATCTACCGCCCAATTTGGCCATCGAGCCGTGGACGCTCACTGCCATGGAAAGTGAATTATATGAGTTTGATTTGGAGCGGGATTATTTTCTTCCAATTGTCGATATGGCAGAAGCTAGAAAAATTGCGCTCTCAAAACTCTACGGCCATCGAAAGGAACCTTTGGCTAAAAAGGAAAAAGAACGGATTTTAAATCGGCATACGATTCCAAGGAGGGACAATAGTTGGAATTCTAAATGA
- the kdsB gene encoding 3-deoxy-manno-octulosonate cytidylyltransferase translates to MIPARYAASRFPAKLMQDLSGKPVILRTYEATVGTKLFDEVYVVTDSEIICDVIRNAGGKAIMSLKEHDCGSDRIAEAVSTMNVDIIVNVQGDEPFTDQESLASVLEVFKEDINREIDLASLMTKITDIEEINNPNTVKVIVDNRDFALYFSRSPIPYPRAKTHTTTYYKHKGIYAFRKRALMDFQRLPMLSLEATEKIEAIRYLEYGKKIKMVETSVSGIEIDTPEDLERAKAAWK, encoded by the coding sequence ATGATACCGGCTCGTTATGCAGCTTCCAGATTTCCTGCAAAATTAATGCAGGACCTATCCGGGAAACCTGTAATTCTCAGGACCTATGAAGCTACAGTCGGTACTAAGCTTTTTGATGAGGTATACGTAGTGACCGACAGTGAAATTATCTGTGACGTGATACGTAATGCCGGTGGAAAAGCCATAATGAGCCTAAAAGAGCATGACTGTGGCAGTGATAGGATTGCAGAGGCCGTTTCAACTATGAACGTTGATATCATCGTTAATGTTCAGGGCGATGAACCTTTTACGGATCAAGAAAGTTTGGCAAGTGTATTGGAAGTTTTTAAAGAAGATATTAATAGGGAAATCGATTTGGCTTCACTCATGACCAAAATAACTGATATCGAAGAAATCAATAATCCAAATACGGTCAAGGTCATTGTAGATAATCGTGATTTTGCACTCTATTTTTCACGTTCGCCCATACCGTACCCAAGAGCAAAAACCCATACTACAACGTATTACAAGCACAAGGGTATCTATGCTTTTCGAAAAAGGGCCCTGATGGATTTTCAAAGATTGCCTATGCTGTCCCTGGAAGCAACCGAAAAGATAGAAGCCATCCGTTATTTGGAATACGGTAAAAAAATCAAAATGGTTGAAACCTCGGTAAGTGGTATAGAAATAGACACTCCGGAAGATTTGGAAAGGGCAAAAGCAGCATGGAAGTAG
- a CDS encoding AI-2E family transporter, producing the protein MPDKIPNKPFTDPFTKKIVQSIGIAIVTILLTLLFLKGFRVILLILGGILVAAFFLGIADFIRSKTPLSRNLSLLISVLLIVGLTSGISFALAPRISEQTSSLREQLPQAADETLNKLESTEVGSMLISQFESLDMNPKKSEITNFFGSLFEVLSTIYIILFLGIFFMVAPEKYLKGIVSLFPKRKRARTKEILITMGTTLKSWLLGKLLSMLIVGVLTGIGLSILGVPLALTLALFAALISFIPNFGPLLALIPAFLLAFTVDSMTALYVVILYFGIQAIESNVFTPMIQRKMISFPMAMVLIAQVVLGLFTGILGVILAVPLVAVIMVLVKMAYIEDVLGDDSVSVKEN; encoded by the coding sequence ATGCCCGATAAGATACCGAATAAGCCCTTTACTGATCCTTTCACTAAAAAAATAGTTCAGTCTATTGGTATCGCAATTGTAACGATTTTATTGACCTTACTTTTTCTTAAAGGGTTCAGGGTCATACTACTCATTTTAGGGGGGATTCTAGTCGCCGCTTTTTTCTTGGGTATTGCCGACTTTATTCGTTCCAAAACACCTCTCAGTAGAAATTTATCATTATTAATATCGGTACTATTAATAGTCGGCCTTACTTCTGGCATCTCTTTTGCTTTGGCTCCAAGAATAAGCGAACAAACCTCTTCGTTACGTGAACAGTTGCCGCAAGCTGCAGACGAAACACTGAACAAACTGGAAAGTACGGAGGTCGGAAGCATGCTGATTAGCCAGTTCGAAAGCCTTGATATGAATCCAAAAAAAAGCGAAATCACGAATTTTTTTGGCTCCCTCTTCGAAGTGCTGAGTACCATCTACATCATTTTATTTTTAGGAATATTCTTTATGGTCGCCCCCGAAAAATACTTGAAAGGCATTGTAAGTTTATTTCCAAAAAGAAAAAGGGCGCGGACAAAGGAAATATTAATCACTATGGGTACTACATTGAAAAGTTGGCTGCTAGGAAAATTGTTGTCTATGCTAATCGTTGGAGTTCTGACAGGCATCGGCTTAAGTATTTTGGGGGTGCCTTTGGCACTGACCTTAGCATTATTTGCGGCATTAATTAGTTTTATACCGAATTTCGGTCCTCTGTTGGCATTGATACCTGCCTTTCTGCTGGCGTTCACGGTCGATTCGATGACAGCCTTATACGTTGTAATTCTATATTTTGGTATTCAGGCAATAGAAAGTAACGTCTTTACTCCGATGATTCAAAGGAAGATGATATCTTTTCCAATGGCAATGGTATTAATTGCGCAAGTGGTACTTGGATTATTTACGGGGATTCTTGGAGTAATTTTGGCCGTTCCATTGGTAGCGGTTATCATGGTTTTGGTCAAGATGGCCTATATCGAAGATGTTTTGGGAGATGATTCCGTTTCTGTTAAAGAAAACTAG
- a CDS encoding phosphatase PAP2 family protein, translated as MKQKLKIFIGGIRNYLSVQFKKYDEKWPYLILIVVALVVVIGGINLFVELTDTLHTETLAKYDEQITDFFISRRNPKLTDYFLFVTHVGDVYGYLVVLALTILVSTVVFKRWRYVGQVVLVLFLASVSNMMLKRAIDRARPGIEHLVSVETLSYPSGHAMSAMAFYGFLIYLFYTFRMNKILKGLAVLFLIILILSIGISRIYLGVHFPSDVVGGFIAGLIWVFFCIFLFNIIEVFRRDPKT; from the coding sequence ATGAAACAAAAACTCAAAATTTTTATTGGTGGCATAAGAAATTATCTATCTGTTCAGTTTAAAAAATATGATGAGAAATGGCCTTATCTAATTCTTATAGTCGTAGCTCTGGTGGTCGTTATCGGTGGCATTAATCTATTCGTCGAGCTTACGGATACGTTACATACAGAAACCTTGGCGAAGTATGACGAACAAATAACCGATTTCTTTATTTCACGGCGAAATCCGAAGCTTACCGATTATTTTCTGTTCGTAACCCATGTAGGGGATGTTTATGGGTATCTAGTGGTTCTGGCACTGACCATATTGGTATCGACCGTTGTTTTCAAACGCTGGAGGTATGTCGGTCAAGTGGTATTGGTGCTTTTCTTGGCTTCGGTTTCCAATATGATGTTGAAGCGGGCCATCGATAGGGCGCGACCGGGAATAGAGCATCTTGTTTCAGTAGAAACCTTGAGTTATCCGAGCGGGCATGCCATGAGCGCGATGGCCTTCTACGGATTCTTGATTTATCTTTTCTATACTTTTAGAATGAATAAGATTTTAAAAGGGCTTGCAGTACTATTTTTAATAATCCTGATTCTGAGTATTGGAATCAGTCGAATTTATCTCGGCGTACATTTTCCTTCGGACGTGGTGGGTGGATTTATTGCAGGGTTGATCTGGGTATTCTTTTGCATTTTTCTTTTCAATATTATCGAAGTATTCAGACGTGATCCGAAAACATAA
- a CDS encoding DUF4126 domain-containing protein, producing the protein MTSETIISIFLGVGLAASVGFRIFLPLFALSLASYFNVWELNHSWEWIGSFAAVIVLGVATIVEIFAYFIPWVDNLLDSIAIPLAGIAGTAVMVSTVADLDPVVTWSLAIIAGGGTATAIRGAGATSRLTSTATTGGLGNPVISTVETGTAMVVTTASIFAPILAAVFVIVILIIIFRIYRKLRPRNTR; encoded by the coding sequence ATGACTTCCGAAACAATAATCAGTATTTTTTTAGGTGTAGGGTTGGCGGCCTCGGTAGGTTTCCGAATATTTTTGCCCTTGTTCGCCTTGAGTTTGGCAAGTTACTTTAATGTTTGGGAACTTAACCATAGTTGGGAATGGATAGGTAGTTTCGCTGCGGTGATCGTACTCGGAGTGGCTACGATAGTAGAGATATTCGCCTACTTTATTCCTTGGGTAGATAATCTGTTGGACAGTATCGCCATACCTTTGGCTGGTATTGCGGGAACCGCTGTAATGGTCTCGACCGTAGCCGATTTAGACCCGGTAGTGACCTGGTCTTTGGCCATCATCGCGGGAGGTGGTACGGCAACGGCCATAAGGGGTGCAGGTGCCACAAGTAGGCTTACCTCTACGGCGACCACCGGTGGCCTGGGAAATCCGGTAATTTCAACCGTTGAGACGGGGACGGCCATGGTGGTTACAACGGCATCTATTTTTGCCCCCATACTGGCGGCAGTGTTTGTTATTGTTATATTGATTATCATTTTCAGGATATATAGAAAATTAAGACCAAGAAATACGCGGTAA
- a CDS encoding HAD family hydrolase, with amino-acid sequence MEVDYGNIKVIGFDADDTLWVNETYFREAEEHFAQLLENYETKNKIDQELFKMEMQNLEIYGYGIKGFLLSMIESALDLSNNTVSQATLAQILNLGKEMISRPVELLEGVTHVLEQLQDKYRLIVLTKGDLLDQERKLEKSGLSQYFHHVEVLSDKKEENYKNLLDHLEINVKEFLMIGNSLKSDVLPIIGLGANAVHVPFHTTWAHEKVPVEEQTGNYLTLNSITEIMKYLN; translated from the coding sequence ATGGAAGTAGATTATGGTAACATAAAAGTAATCGGTTTTGATGCCGATGATACCCTTTGGGTAAACGAGACCTATTTTAGGGAGGCCGAAGAACATTTTGCCCAATTGTTGGAAAATTACGAGACAAAAAACAAAATAGACCAAGAGTTGTTCAAGATGGAGATGCAGAACTTGGAAATTTATGGCTATGGTATTAAGGGTTTTTTGCTATCCATGATCGAATCTGCATTGGATTTGTCAAATAATACTGTTTCCCAAGCAACGTTGGCCCAAATATTGAATCTAGGTAAAGAGATGATTTCACGTCCAGTAGAATTACTGGAAGGCGTGACCCATGTTTTGGAACAATTGCAGGACAAGTACCGATTGATCGTACTCACAAAAGGAGACTTACTGGATCAAGAAAGAAAGCTGGAAAAATCAGGTCTTTCCCAATATTTTCATCACGTTGAGGTACTGAGCGATAAAAAAGAGGAGAATTATAAAAATCTCTTGGACCATTTGGAAATCAACGTGAAAGAGTTTTTGATGATAGGCAACTCCCTAAAATCGGACGTATTGCCCATAATTGGTCTCGGGGCAAATGCGGTTCATGTACCTTTTCATACCACATGGGCCCATGAAAAAGTGCCTGTTGAAGAGCAGACGGGCAACTACTTGACCTTAAATAGTATTACAGAGATAATGAAGTATTTGAATTAA